The Plectropomus leopardus isolate mb chromosome 15, YSFRI_Pleo_2.0, whole genome shotgun sequence genome has a segment encoding these proteins:
- the LOC121954224 gene encoding transmembrane protein 121 → MVPPPPTNKPHVCLSTILIMSSMALIDAYLVEQNHGPRKIGICIMVMVGDICFLIVLRYVAVWVGAEVRTAKRGYAMILWFLYIFVLEIKVYFVYQNYKADRKSLDALARKALTLLLSICIPVLFVVLVAIDHMEYVRAFKKREEIRNRLFWVVVDLLDILDIQANLWEPQKKGLPLWAEGLMFFYCYILLLVLPCVSLSEISMQGINIVPHKMLLYPILSLVTINVITLFIRGGNMILYRDARVSGILIGKNILAIILKTCSFVQYRRQLQNASPAFGVELQKNSVAHARPAPTPPQVVMQDQTPLPEVTTCEHT, encoded by the coding sequence ATGGTACCTCCACCTCCCACCAACAAGCCCCACGTGTGCCTGTCCACCATCCTGATCATGAGCAGCATGGCGCTAATTGATGCCTACCTGGTGGAGCAGAACCACGGGCCACGCAAGATTGGCATCTGCATCATGGTGATGGTGGGAGACATCTGCTTCCTCATCGTCTTGCGTTACGTGGCGGTGTGGGTGGGCGCTGAGGTGCGCACTGCAAAGCGAGGCTACGCCATGATCCTCTGGTTCCTTTACATCTTTGTGCTGGAGATCAAGGTCTACTTTGTGTATCAAAACTACAAAGCAGACAGGAAGAGCCTGGACGCTCTTGCAAGAAAAGCATTGACACTGCTTTTATCCATTTGCATCCCGGTGCTGTTTGTGGTGCTGGTTGCGATTGACCATATGGAGTATGTTCGAGCCTTCAAGAAACGCGAAGAGATCCGTAACCGTCTCTTCTGGGTCGTTGTGGACTTGCTGGACATACTGGACATCCAAGCCAACCTGTGGGAGCCTCAAAAGAAGGGTCTTCCTTTGTGGGCGGAGGGCTTGATGTTCTTCTACTGCTACATCCTGCTGCTCGTGCTGCCCTGCGTGTCCTTGAGCGAGATCAGCATGCAGGGCATTAACATCGTGCCCCACAAGATGCTCCTGTACCCCATTCTGAGCTTGGTGACCATCAATGTCATCACCCTCTTCATCCGTGGGGGGAACATGATTCTGTACAGGGACGCCAGGGTGTCCGGGATCCTGATAGGAAAGAACATCCTGGCCATCATCCTAAAGACCTGCAGCTTTGTGCAGTACAGGAGACAGTTGCAGAATGCTTCTCCTGCCTTTGGGGTGGAGCTGCAGAAAAACTCGGTGGCCCATGCTCGCCCTGCCCCCACCCCTCCTCAAGTGGTCATGCAGGATCAGACGCCCCTCCCCGAGGTGACGACGTGTGAGCACACATGA